A genomic region of Gemmata massiliana contains the following coding sequences:
- a CDS encoding beta strand repeat-containing protein, with product MPPRLRLEPLESRHVPATFAPFPGSPVSVGDTPVWVTSADLDGDGDTDLAVANLYSNSVSVLLNDGTGTFTPTSTVATGNSPIWIAPADLDGDGDIDLAVPNVTDKTVSILLNDGTGTFTPTSTVATGNSPRSVVAADLDGDGDIDLATTSFNTRAVSILLNNGAGFFTPASTTATGYGSLGITAADLDGDGDTDLAVTNALSNTVSILLNDGAGTFTPAPAITLGVDPDGIVAADLDGDGDTDLAATIFSGDAVNVLLNDGTGSFTVAPAIATGNTPVGIEAADLDGDGDTDLVVTVFSDDTLSVLLNDGTGSFTPDPAISTGDKPRAITIADLDRDGRPGLAVVIQDGDNVTLLRNTTPFSADLRVTATGPVSATSGATVTYTVTVTNTGPQTAALVGFAAPLPAGLTGVAFTSVAAGGASGNTAGSGAVNDTLMLPVGATVTYTIQGAFNAASVTLTATATPPAGVTDPTLTDATATASTFLATIRTSPSSPLPPPLPAMPTVPGRLFAVGSGAGAEARVNVYNPAGSLRFTLVPYAGFTGGARVAVGDVNNDGTPDIVTGAGPGAGPHVKVFDGATGVELASFFAFDPGFHGGVNVGAADLDGDGRAEILIGAGAGADPHVTVFRFADLTRIASFLAFDAGFRGGVTVAGDTGRIIVGAGAGGASNVKVFNATSLAVESSFLAFAPGFAGGISVGADQGKVVVGASTGSHVKVFSQSGTEQASFLAFDAGFTGGVKVSAGGSTLVVGAGAGTAPTVRRFDLFTLEPVDSFFATGITTTGGVFVG from the coding sequence ATGCCCCCTCGCCTGCGCCTCGAACCGCTCGAATCCCGACACGTACCCGCCACCTTCGCCCCGTTCCCCGGCTCGCCCGTTAGCGTCGGCGACACACCGGTTTGGGTCACCTCCGCGGACCTCGACGGGGACGGCGACACCGACCTCGCCGTCGCCAACCTCTACAGCAACAGCGTGAGCGTCCTGCTCAACGACGGGACCGGAACGTTCACACCCACGTCCACCGTTGCGACCGGGAATAGTCCGATCTGGATCGCTCCCGCGGACCTCGACGGGGACGGCGATATTGACCTCGCAGTTCCTAACGTTACCGACAAAACGGTAAGCATTCTGCTCAATGACGGGACCGGAACGTTCACACCCACGTCCACCGTTGCGACCGGAAACAGTCCGCGGTCGGTCGTGGCCGCGGACCTCGACGGGGACGGCGACATCGACCTCGCCACGACCAGTTTCAATACCCGCGCCGTAAGCATTTTGCTCAACAATGGGGCTGGCTTCTTCACGCCTGCGTCCACCACCGCAACGGGCTACGGCTCACTCGGGATTACGGCCGCGGACCTCGACGGGGACGGCGACACCGATCTCGCCGTCACTAACGCGCTCTCTAACACCGTGAGCATTTTGCTTAACGACGGTGCCGGTACCTTTACTCCGGCACCCGCGATCACTCTTGGAGTCGACCCGGACGGGATCGTTGCCGCAGATCTTGACGGGGACGGCGACACTGATCTCGCGGCGACAATTTTCTCCGGCGACGCAGTAAACGTCTTGCTCAACGACGGGACCGGCTCCTTCACGGTTGCGCCCGCCATTGCAACAGGGAACACGCCGGTCGGAATTGAAGCCGCGGACCTCGACGGGGATGGCGATACGGACCTCGTGGTGACCGTTTTCTCGGACGACACGCTGAGCGTGTTGCTCAACGACGGGACCGGTTCGTTCACACCCGATCCCGCCATTTCGACCGGAGACAAGCCCCGTGCGATAACTATCGCGGACCTGGACCGCGACGGCCGACCAGGCCTCGCCGTCGTGATCCAAGACGGCGATAACGTCACCCTGCTCCGGAACACGACCCCGTTCTCGGCGGACCTCCGGGTGACCGCCACCGGACCGGTCTCGGCCACGAGCGGGGCCACCGTCACTTACACGGTCACGGTGACCAACACCGGGCCTCAAACGGCCGCGCTCGTCGGGTTCGCAGCCCCCCTGCCCGCGGGCCTGACTGGGGTCGCGTTCACCAGTGTCGCCGCCGGTGGTGCAAGTGGCAACACGGCCGGCTCCGGGGCCGTCAACGACACCCTCATGCTCCCCGTCGGAGCCACCGTTACCTACACGATCCAGGGCGCTTTCAACGCGGCCAGCGTCACCCTCACGGCCACCGCGACCCCGCCCGCGGGTGTCACCGATCCCACACTCACGGACGCCACCGCTACCGCCTCCACGTTTCTCGCCACAATCCGGACCTCACCCTCATCGCCACTGCCCCCGCCGCTGCCCGCGATGCCTACAGTACCGGGTCGCCTGTTCGCGGTGGGTTCGGGGGCCGGCGCCGAGGCCCGGGTCAACGTGTACAACCCGGCCGGTTCCCTGCGCTTCACCCTCGTGCCCTACGCCGGGTTCACAGGCGGCGCCCGCGTCGCGGTGGGAGACGTGAACAACGACGGCACACCGGACATCGTGACCGGGGCCGGACCCGGAGCCGGGCCGCACGTCAAAGTGTTCGACGGGGCGACCGGGGTCGAACTCGCGAGCTTCTTCGCGTTCGATCCCGGGTTTCACGGCGGGGTCAACGTGGGCGCCGCGGACCTCGACGGGGACGGGCGCGCCGAGATCCTCATCGGGGCCGGAGCCGGGGCTGATCCCCACGTTACGGTGTTCCGGTTCGCGGACCTCACCCGGATCGCCAGCTTCCTGGCCTTCGACGCCGGGTTCCGAGGTGGAGTTACCGTTGCCGGCGACACGGGCCGAATCATCGTCGGTGCGGGCGCGGGTGGGGCTTCCAACGTGAAGGTGTTCAACGCCACCTCGCTCGCGGTCGAATCGAGCTTCCTGGCGTTCGCGCCCGGGTTCGCGGGCGGAATCAGTGTCGGCGCCGATCAGGGCAAGGTCGTGGTCGGTGCGAGCACAGGCTCTCACGTGAAGGTGTTCTCCCAATCCGGGACCGAGCAGGCGAGCTTCCTGGCGTTCGACGCCGGGTTCACGGGCGGGGTCAAAGTGAGCGCCGGCGGATCGACACTCGTGGTCGGTGCCGGCGCGGGAACGGCACCGACGGTGCGCCGGTTCGACCTGTTCACGCTCGAACCGGTTGACTCGTTCTTCGCGACCGGAATCACAACGACCGGAGGCGTTTTCGTGGGATGA
- a CDS encoding TIGR03032 family protein, with product MADEKVPGEPWLQITCSPDFVGWLLRERVGLAFTTYQSHKLLLLGAGPDGRPAVCERTFRNSMGLWADGQTLWLATRYQIWRFANALAPGQLHDGRDRLFVPRTAHTTGDLDVHDLAPEDSGRLVFVNTKFNCLATVDERASFRPLWKPPFISALVPEDRCHLNGLALDAGRARYVTAVATSDVADGWRDRRADGGVVVDVRSNEVVLSGLSMPHSPRVHNGALWLHNSGTGFLGRADLAAGRFEPVAFCPGYLRGLTFVGDFAVVGLSKPRRDNSFGGLALDGALAARGAEPRCGLNVIDLRTGVTAHWVRLDGPVTELYDVVALPGVTRPWALGLKSDEIERLLTIGEPDVL from the coding sequence ATGGCGGACGAGAAGGTGCCCGGCGAACCCTGGCTGCAAATCACCTGCTCCCCGGACTTCGTGGGCTGGTTGCTCCGCGAACGGGTCGGGCTCGCGTTCACCACGTACCAGTCACACAAGCTGCTGCTCCTCGGAGCCGGACCCGACGGGCGCCCGGCCGTGTGCGAGCGCACGTTCCGCAACAGCATGGGGCTGTGGGCCGACGGGCAGACCCTCTGGCTCGCCACGCGCTACCAGATCTGGCGCTTCGCCAACGCCCTCGCGCCGGGCCAGCTCCACGACGGGCGTGACCGACTGTTCGTCCCGCGCACGGCCCACACGACCGGCGACCTCGACGTTCACGACCTCGCGCCCGAGGACTCGGGCCGGCTCGTGTTCGTGAACACCAAGTTCAACTGCCTCGCCACCGTCGACGAGCGCGCCAGTTTCCGCCCGCTGTGGAAGCCCCCGTTCATCAGCGCGCTGGTGCCCGAGGACCGGTGCCACCTGAACGGCCTGGCGCTGGACGCGGGGCGCGCCCGGTACGTCACCGCGGTGGCCACCTCCGACGTGGCCGACGGGTGGCGCGACCGGCGCGCGGACGGGGGCGTGGTGGTGGACGTGCGGTCCAACGAGGTGGTGCTGTCCGGGCTGTCGATGCCGCACTCCCCGCGCGTCCACAACGGGGCGCTGTGGCTCCACAACTCGGGCACCGGGTTCCTGGGGCGCGCGGACCTCGCGGCCGGGCGGTTCGAGCCGGTCGCGTTCTGCCCGGGGTACCTGCGCGGGCTCACGTTCGTGGGCGATTTCGCCGTTGTGGGGCTGTCGAAGCCGCGCCGGGACAACAGCTTCGGCGGGCTCGCGCTTGACGGCGCGCTGGCCGCGCGCGGGGCCGAACCGCGGTGCGGGCTGAACGTGATCGACCTGCGCACCGGCGTCACCGCCCACTGGGTGCGGCTCGACGGGCCTGTGACTGAACTGTACGACGTGGTCGCGCTGCCCGGAGTCACGCGCCCCTGGGCGCTGGGGCTCAAAAGCGACGAGATCGAGCGCCTCCTCACCATCGGGGAACCGGACGTGCTGTGA
- the mug gene encoding G/U mismatch-specific DNA glycosylase translates to MPPAPRPTPAQLRAAQNKTVPDVIAPGLSVLFCGINPGLYTAAIGHHFGRPGNRFWPTLHAARFTPRLLDPSEELELLPLGYGITNVVARATVGADELTNKEIIAGGAILAAKVRDFAPRYLAVLGIGAYRTAFAKPKATVGLQPDAIGETRVWVLPNPSGLNAHYQGKDLVKVFRQLRDTA, encoded by the coding sequence GTGCCCCCAGCACCTCGACCCACGCCCGCACAACTGCGGGCCGCACAAAACAAGACCGTACCGGACGTCATCGCACCGGGGCTGAGCGTGCTGTTCTGCGGCATCAACCCCGGCCTATACACGGCCGCGATCGGGCACCACTTCGGGCGCCCCGGCAACCGCTTCTGGCCCACCCTGCACGCGGCCAGGTTCACGCCGCGTTTACTCGATCCCAGTGAAGAACTCGAACTACTCCCGCTCGGGTACGGCATCACGAACGTGGTCGCGCGAGCCACCGTCGGCGCGGACGAATTGACAAACAAGGAAATCATTGCGGGCGGCGCGATCCTGGCCGCAAAGGTCCGGGACTTCGCCCCGCGCTACCTCGCGGTGTTGGGGATCGGCGCGTACCGCACCGCGTTCGCGAAGCCCAAGGCCACCGTCGGTCTGCAACCCGACGCGATCGGCGAAACGCGAGTCTGGGTGCTCCCGAACCCGAGTGGCCTAAACGCCCACTACCAAGGCAAAGACTTGGTGAAGGTCTTCCGCCAGCTCCGCGACACAGCGTGA
- a CDS encoding ArsR/SmtB family transcription factor, whose protein sequence is MPKQAAQLTLVFQALADPTRRAVVERLRVGPVATKELAAKFEMALPSFLQHLGVLQKCGLVRSSKKGRVRTYELSTKPLKVAEDWMATQRTLWERRLDQLDTFLNELKEQPE, encoded by the coding sequence ATGCCTAAGCAAGCGGCCCAACTCACCCTGGTGTTTCAGGCCCTGGCCGATCCGACCCGAAGGGCGGTTGTGGAGCGCTTGCGGGTTGGTCCCGTCGCGACGAAGGAACTGGCCGCGAAGTTCGAGATGGCGCTGCCGTCGTTCCTCCAGCACCTCGGGGTGCTGCAGAAGTGCGGGCTGGTCCGGTCGTCCAAGAAGGGCCGCGTCCGCACCTACGAACTCTCCACGAAACCGCTCAAGGTCGCCGAAGACTGGATGGCGACGCAGCGCACGCTCTGGGAGCGCCGCCTGGACCAGTTGGACACTTTCCTGAACGAACTGAAGGAGCAGCCGGAATGA
- a CDS encoding sigma-70 family RNA polymerase sigma factor translates to MNPARSAEILRQLERTDAPDADLLVRFVADRDTGAFEELVHRHGALVLGVCLRVTGHPQDAEDAFQATFLVLARRAATVRKRDRLWSWLYGTAFRVAWRARRAARRRRVREVTVSQLPEPHAPEPAPTRPELAPVLDEELAALPTHYREAIVLCDLRGASRQEAAVLLGVPEGTLSSRLANGRKRLAARLTRRGISLAVVALPGALTDAQAGITVPAELVTQTCGLVADFAANGAVPGPLARLTGRGALVRKTLVFGGLMVAVVASAVFAAVPSDNAPPNEPPKPPVVVQKPDAAPQPQADPKPGDQPMFASEPKLRGVADLSINGFEMPVWNATGTHLAITADQVVTPIERDNTGRPKTRRIIRVCSFSNRSVSYGQDIYLRDHEGFAGLTADGAVVTALNENGLISGQHELRFWAPEKGTGNIQLTKTVEIAPADLRMYDYAFAPDWKTYRTIAWQYDGERPTKIEVLEIDAVTQKPAKSLLKVDFGSAYYVRLSANGKRFAVVDQEVTKVTIFDVDRGEKVSEHTFRGGKITELPKVLPFASFGGPASPPPSASLVFSSNGKQLVVARTIGQTVVLNADTGDVLPLLEGTKEAHVSPEPCAFSSDNRLLVATGTNYKLVTRKEPGGRAREQTGWERGGAFLTVWDTRTGKVLKTWKSGNGARVAFNPVRPILAILEYNGESKSRLGFWDFAAEVEKK, encoded by the coding sequence ATGAATCCGGCGCGATCGGCTGAAATTTTGAGGCAATTGGAGCGCACCGACGCGCCCGACGCGGACCTGCTTGTGCGGTTCGTGGCGGACCGGGATACGGGCGCGTTCGAGGAACTGGTCCACCGGCACGGGGCGCTGGTTCTGGGCGTGTGCCTGCGCGTCACCGGGCACCCGCAGGACGCCGAAGATGCGTTCCAGGCCACGTTCCTGGTGCTCGCTCGTCGGGCCGCGACGGTACGCAAACGGGACCGGCTCTGGAGCTGGTTGTACGGCACCGCGTTCCGCGTCGCGTGGCGCGCCCGACGCGCGGCCCGGCGGAGACGGGTTCGGGAGGTCACGGTGTCGCAGTTACCCGAACCGCACGCGCCCGAGCCAGCACCGACGCGACCCGAACTGGCGCCCGTTTTGGACGAAGAACTCGCCGCGCTCCCGACACACTACCGCGAGGCGATTGTGCTGTGCGATCTGCGAGGGGCGTCGCGTCAGGAAGCGGCCGTGCTTTTGGGTGTGCCCGAAGGGACGCTATCGAGCCGGCTCGCGAACGGTCGGAAGAGGCTTGCCGCGCGCCTCACGCGGCGCGGGATTTCGCTCGCAGTTGTTGCGCTCCCGGGGGCACTCACGGACGCCCAAGCCGGGATCACGGTACCAGCAGAACTCGTCACACAAACGTGCGGGCTGGTGGCGGATTTCGCGGCCAACGGAGCCGTGCCCGGCCCACTCGCTCGCCTGACCGGAAGGGGAGCTCTCGTGCGCAAAACGCTCGTGTTCGGTGGGCTGATGGTCGCGGTCGTCGCCAGCGCGGTGTTCGCCGCCGTTCCGTCCGATAACGCGCCACCGAACGAACCGCCGAAACCGCCGGTCGTAGTGCAGAAGCCCGACGCCGCGCCTCAGCCGCAAGCAGACCCGAAGCCCGGCGACCAGCCGATGTTCGCGAGCGAACCGAAACTTCGGGGCGTGGCGGACCTGTCTATTAATGGTTTTGAGATGCCTGTGTGGAACGCAACCGGCACACACCTTGCCATCACTGCAGACCAGGTGGTTACACCCATTGAACGCGATAACACCGGAAGGCCCAAAACTCGCCGCATAATCCGCGTGTGCAGTTTCTCAAATCGAAGTGTTTCTTATGGGCAAGATATATACTTGAGAGATCATGAGGGATTTGCCGGATTAACTGCAGATGGAGCCGTTGTAACCGCTCTAAATGAGAACGGGCTCATTAGTGGACAACATGAGTTGAGATTCTGGGCGCCGGAGAAAGGGACCGGCAACATTCAACTCACGAAGACGGTTGAAATCGCACCTGCCGATTTGCGAATGTATGATTACGCGTTCGCTCCTGACTGGAAAACGTACCGCACAATCGCGTGGCAGTACGACGGGGAGCGCCCGACGAAAATTGAGGTGTTGGAAATTGATGCGGTGACCCAGAAACCGGCAAAATCGCTGCTCAAGGTCGACTTCGGCTCCGCCTACTACGTTCGCCTCTCGGCGAACGGGAAACGTTTTGCTGTCGTCGACCAAGAGGTAACCAAGGTCACCATTTTCGATGTGGATCGCGGGGAGAAGGTGTCCGAACACACGTTCCGCGGAGGCAAAATCACGGAACTGCCCAAAGTCTTGCCATTTGCGAGTTTTGGCGGACCAGCATCGCCCCCGCCATCTGCATCGCTGGTTTTCTCATCCAACGGAAAACAACTTGTTGTTGCTCGGACGATCGGGCAGACGGTCGTTCTGAATGCAGATACCGGGGACGTGTTACCGCTTCTTGAGGGTACCAAAGAGGCGCACGTGTCTCCGGAGCCTTGTGCCTTCAGCAGCGATAACCGGTTACTCGTGGCAACCGGAACGAACTACAAACTGGTAACCAGAAAAGAGCCCGGTGGCCGGGCACGGGAGCAGACCGGTTGGGAACGGGGTGGGGCATTTTTGACCGTGTGGGACACCCGGACCGGCAAAGTGTTGAAGACGTGGAAGTCGGGTAACGGTGCGCGCGTGGCGTTTAACCCGGTGCGCCCGATACTGGCAATCTTAGAATACAACGGTGAGAGTAAATCGCGACTCGGGTTCTGGGACTTCGCGGCCGAAGTCGAGAAGAAGTGA
- a CDS encoding DUF5658 family protein, with amino-acid sequence MYWKIFVLLGLGAFVLLSAADWVFTFTLLRTHPHAIESNPFAAACLEQYGWNGLAVYKAFGVLAFGLSVTLLLRRRPVVAAGVVALGCVTLLSVTTYSHQMLCTLNREARTLREAEWPTPTPTATATAAVEESPIPDRCWFADELPPEKKYRPTITTVQTSHRQREARLPAVR; translated from the coding sequence ATGTACTGGAAGATCTTTGTGCTGCTCGGATTGGGTGCGTTTGTGCTACTCAGTGCGGCCGATTGGGTATTCACCTTCACTCTCCTGCGTACTCACCCCCACGCGATCGAATCCAATCCGTTCGCCGCGGCATGTTTGGAACAATACGGCTGGAACGGCCTCGCCGTTTATAAGGCATTCGGAGTCCTGGCGTTCGGGCTGTCGGTGACCCTCCTGCTTCGTCGACGCCCGGTGGTCGCGGCCGGAGTGGTGGCGCTCGGTTGCGTGACTCTGCTCTCGGTTACAACATACAGCCACCAGATGCTCTGCACCCTGAATCGTGAAGCACGCACGCTCCGCGAAGCGGAATGGCCGACGCCCACCCCGACCGCGACCGCGACCGCCGCGGTCGAAGAATCGCCGATCCCGGACCGGTGCTGGTTCGCGGACGAGCTGCCGCCCGAGAAGAAATACCGCCCGACGATCACGACCGTCCAAACGAGTCACCGCCAGCGTGAAGCAAGGCTGCCGGCTGTTCGATGA
- a CDS encoding SRPBCC family protein produces the protein MNPKLDLVLERTIDVKPELVWRAWTTPDYVKKWFTPAPWKTVECEIDLRPGGRFFTVMESPEGQKFPNTGCFLEVATNRKLVWTDALEPGYRPSARKLGADVPFFLTAIVTIEPHGMVGTKYTATAIHATEEGRVKHEEMGFHHGWGAALDQLVALAKTM, from the coding sequence ATGAACCCGAAACTGGACCTCGTGCTCGAACGGACTATCGACGTGAAGCCGGAACTCGTCTGGCGCGCGTGGACCACACCGGACTACGTGAAGAAGTGGTTTACCCCGGCCCCGTGGAAGACCGTCGAGTGCGAGATCGACCTGCGCCCCGGCGGGCGGTTCTTCACGGTCATGGAGTCCCCCGAAGGGCAGAAGTTCCCGAACACCGGGTGCTTCCTGGAGGTCGCCACGAACCGGAAGCTGGTGTGGACCGACGCCCTGGAGCCGGGGTACCGACCGTCGGCACGCAAGCTCGGCGCCGATGTGCCGTTCTTCCTCACGGCGATCGTGACGATCGAGCCGCACGGGATGGTCGGAACGAAGTACACCGCAACCGCGATCCACGCGACCGAAGAGGGCCGCGTGAAGCACGAAGAAATGGGCTTCCACCACGGCTGGGGTGCCGCGCTCGACCAGCTCGTGGCACTGGCGAAGACGATGTAA
- a CDS encoding DUF692 domain-containing protein: MVPATGYGLREPVRGIYDEPALTGVEITFEQADDPLSLQRYIGDEREFDYVSVHALKLSVASADPPRRDYMDALLAIARENGAVSVSDHLGFTRAGERGAEMGHFAPPPYTHAALDATCRNIDTVMRHFGDLNFFLENIAYTFRFKAEMEEREFLIRTLQRTGCGWLLDVTNVYANSVNHKYDPYEFIREVMPFAPRVEMHLAGGLFNERLSTYVDSHSEPIPKEVWDLYRYSLEQGRGKVEAVFIERDANFPDETGWRSEVRTARDIALEVEART, translated from the coding sequence ATGGTTCCGGCGACGGGGTACGGTCTGCGCGAACCGGTTCGCGGCATTTACGACGAACCGGCGCTGACCGGGGTCGAGATCACCTTCGAGCAGGCCGACGACCCGTTGAGCCTGCAACGGTACATCGGGGACGAGCGCGAGTTCGACTACGTCAGCGTTCACGCGCTGAAGTTGTCCGTCGCCAGCGCCGACCCTCCGCGCCGCGACTACATGGACGCTTTGCTAGCGATCGCACGGGAGAACGGGGCCGTCTCGGTGAGCGACCACCTGGGCTTCACTCGGGCCGGCGAGCGCGGGGCGGAGATGGGGCACTTCGCCCCGCCGCCCTACACACACGCCGCGCTGGACGCCACGTGCCGCAACATCGACACCGTCATGCGGCACTTCGGCGACCTGAACTTCTTCCTGGAGAACATCGCCTACACCTTTCGGTTCAAAGCCGAGATGGAGGAGCGCGAGTTTCTGATCCGCACCCTCCAGCGGACCGGGTGCGGCTGGCTCCTGGACGTGACCAACGTCTACGCCAACAGCGTCAACCACAAGTACGACCCCTACGAGTTCATCCGCGAGGTGATGCCGTTCGCGCCCCGGGTCGAAATGCACCTGGCCGGCGGGCTGTTCAACGAGCGACTCTCCACCTACGTGGACAGTCACTCCGAACCGATCCCCAAAGAAGTCTGGGATCTGTACCGCTACAGCCTCGAACAGGGGCGCGGAAAAGTCGAAGCCGTTTTCATCGAACGCGACGCGAATTTCCCCGACGAGACCGGCTGGCGGAGCGAGGTGCGCACCGCACGCGACATTGCACTGGAAGTGGAGGCCCGGACGTGA
- a CDS encoding ABC transporter six-transmembrane domain-containing protein translates to MCAPTVEFAAAPPWTLRRVLTRYWRRVLLTYGLFNLENLLRLAQPLVLAWAINDLLAGAQMGLWVFLAQHIAYTTVGMCRRAYDTRVFTSIYADLATSVVAGQRAAGVETSRVAARSGLSRAFVDFFEHDVPMVVRAAYSIVGALVLLALFDPVVALFCFGLAGPVWLVNRAYGRKMLVLNHGLHDELEREIDVIDGRRTDEIGGHYTAVGRWRVRLSDGEAVNFGIAELFILGLMAATLVRTCALGLSTGDTLAVFQYLLMFLTGVDSVPLLVQQLARLRDVGGRLGTVSDDTVSNECPKAAVPYAL, encoded by the coding sequence ATGTGTGCCCCGACCGTCGAGTTCGCTGCTGCTCCTCCCTGGACGCTCCGCCGGGTGCTCACGCGGTACTGGCGGCGCGTGCTGCTGACCTACGGTCTGTTCAACCTAGAAAACTTGCTGCGCCTGGCCCAACCGCTCGTGCTCGCCTGGGCGATCAACGACCTCCTGGCCGGCGCCCAAATGGGGCTCTGGGTGTTCCTGGCCCAACACATCGCGTACACCACCGTCGGCATGTGCCGGCGCGCCTACGACACCCGCGTGTTCACGAGCATCTACGCGGACCTGGCCACGAGCGTGGTCGCCGGTCAGCGCGCGGCCGGGGTTGAGACGTCGCGCGTCGCGGCTCGGTCGGGGCTGTCTCGCGCCTTCGTCGACTTCTTCGAGCACGACGTGCCGATGGTTGTCCGCGCCGCCTACTCGATCGTGGGGGCACTCGTCCTGCTGGCGCTGTTCGACCCGGTCGTCGCGCTGTTCTGCTTTGGGCTCGCGGGTCCGGTGTGGCTGGTGAATCGGGCCTATGGCCGGAAAATGCTCGTTCTCAACCACGGGCTGCACGACGAACTGGAACGCGAGATCGACGTGATCGACGGGCGCCGAACGGACGAGATCGGCGGGCACTACACCGCCGTCGGGCGCTGGCGCGTCCGGCTCTCGGACGGGGAAGCGGTCAACTTCGGGATCGCGGAACTGTTCATCCTGGGGCTAATGGCCGCGACCCTCGTGCGCACGTGTGCCCTGGGCCTATCGACCGGCGACACGCTGGCGGTCTTCCAGTACCTCCTGATGTTCCTGACGGGCGTGGACAGCGTGCCGCTTCTCGTCCAACAACTGGCCCGCCTACGCGACGTCGGCGGGCGCCTGGGCACAGTGAGCGACGACACCGTCTCGAACGAGTGCCCGAAGGCTGCTGTGCCTTACGCGCTGTAG